One genomic region from Salvia hispanica cultivar TCC Black 2014 chromosome 2, UniMelb_Shisp_WGS_1.0, whole genome shotgun sequence encodes:
- the LOC125207540 gene encoding AP-4 complex subunit mu isoform X1 — translation MISQFFVLSQRGDNIVFRDYRRDVQKGSAEIFFRKVKFWKEDGKEEAPPVFNLDGVNYFHVKVVGLLFVATTRTNLAPSLALELLQRIARAIKDYLGVLNEESMRKNFVLVYELLDEVIDFGYVQTTSTEVLKSYVFNEPIVVDAARLPTLGPAALFMQGNKRMPGTAVTKSVVANDPGGRKREEIFVDIIEKISVTFSSSGYVLTSEIDGTIQMKSYLTGNPEIRLALNDDLHIGRGSVPSFGYSGSSGTGAVILDDCNFHESVHMDNFDIDRTLSLVPPDGEFPVMNYRITQEFKPPFTINTLIEEAGSLKAEVILKIRAEFPSSITANTILIEMPLPTYTTRVNFDLDRGIVGQNADFKESQKKLEWNIKKIVGGSEHTLRAKLNFSQELHGNITKEAGPVSLTFTIPMYNPSRLQVKLMI, via the exons ATGATCTCCCAGTTCTTCGTGCTTTCGCAGAGAGGCGATAACATCGTCTTCCGCGACT ACCGTCGTGATGTACAGAAAGGAAGTGCAGAGATATTCTTCCGCAAAGTAAAGTTCTGGAAAGAAGATGGCAAAGAGGAAGCACCGCCTGTATTT AATCTGGATGGCGTGAACTATTTCCATGTGAAGGTCGTTGGCTTGCTCTTTGTTGCAACCACAAGAACCAACTTGGCCCCTTCCTTAGCTTTAGAGCTTTTGCAGAGGATTGCGCGTGCCATCAAAGATTATCTTGGAGTTCTTAATGAAGAGTCTATGCGAAAAAATTTTGTGCTAGTCTATGAGCTTCTTGATGAAGTTATA GATTTTGGATATGTTCAAACAACATCTACTGAGGTATTGAAGTCTTATGTCTTCAACGAACCAATTGTGGTTGACGCTGCACGCTTGCCAACCCTGGGCCCTGCAGCCTTATTTATG CAAGGAAACAAAAGAATGCCGGGTACTGCTGTTACAAAATCAGTCGTGGCAAATGATCCTGGGGGCAGGAAAAGGGAGGAAATCTTTGTTGATATCATTGAGAAAATAAGTGTTACCTTCAGCTCGAGT GGATATGTATTGACTTCTGAAATTGATGGTACTATCCAAATGAAGAGTTATTTAACGGGAAACCCAGAAATCAGATTAGCTCTCAATGATGACCTACACATTGGAAGAGGCAGCGTACCGAGTTTTG GCTATAGTGGTTCTTCAGGGACAGGAGCAGTTATTCTGGATGACTGCAATTTTCACGAATCTGTACATATGGATAATTTCGATATAGACAGAACACTGAGTCTG GTACCACCCGATGGGGAGTTTCCTGTCATGAATTATCGCATTACTCAGGAATTTAAGCCACCCTTTACAATCAACACCTTAATTGAAGAAGCAGGATCACTAAAG GCTGAGGTGATTCTGAAGATACGTGCTGAGTTTCCTTCAAGCATCACTgctaacactattttaataGAAATGCCATTACCAACATATACAACAAG AGTCAATTTTGACTTGGATCGCGGTATAGTTGGTCAGAATGCTGATTTCAAAGAATCGCAAAAGAAACTTGAATGGAACATCAAGAAG ATTGTAGGGGGTTCAGAACACACTCTACGAGCAAAGTTAAATTTTTCACAGGAATTGCATG GAAATATCACTAAAGAAGCTGGGCCTGTGAGTTTAACCTTCACAATCCCTATGTACAACCCTTCAAGACTACAGGTAAAGTTGATGATATGA
- the LOC125207540 gene encoding AP-4 complex subunit mu isoform X2, with the protein MAKRKHRLYLWNLDGVNYFHVKVVGLLFVATTRTNLAPSLALELLQRIARAIKDYLGVLNEESMRKNFVLVYELLDEVIDFGYVQTTSTEVLKSYVFNEPIVVDAARLPTLGPAALFMQGNKRMPGTAVTKSVVANDPGGRKREEIFVDIIEKISVTFSSSGYVLTSEIDGTIQMKSYLTGNPEIRLALNDDLHIGRGSVPSFGYSGSSGTGAVILDDCNFHESVHMDNFDIDRTLSLVPPDGEFPVMNYRITQEFKPPFTINTLIEEAGSLKAEVILKIRAEFPSSITANTILIEMPLPTYTTRVNFDLDRGIVGQNADFKESQKKLEWNIKKIVGGSEHTLRAKLNFSQELHGNITKEAGPVSLTFTIPMYNPSRLQVKLMI; encoded by the exons ATGGCAAAGAGGAAGCACCGCCTGTATTTGTGG AATCTGGATGGCGTGAACTATTTCCATGTGAAGGTCGTTGGCTTGCTCTTTGTTGCAACCACAAGAACCAACTTGGCCCCTTCCTTAGCTTTAGAGCTTTTGCAGAGGATTGCGCGTGCCATCAAAGATTATCTTGGAGTTCTTAATGAAGAGTCTATGCGAAAAAATTTTGTGCTAGTCTATGAGCTTCTTGATGAAGTTATA GATTTTGGATATGTTCAAACAACATCTACTGAGGTATTGAAGTCTTATGTCTTCAACGAACCAATTGTGGTTGACGCTGCACGCTTGCCAACCCTGGGCCCTGCAGCCTTATTTATG CAAGGAAACAAAAGAATGCCGGGTACTGCTGTTACAAAATCAGTCGTGGCAAATGATCCTGGGGGCAGGAAAAGGGAGGAAATCTTTGTTGATATCATTGAGAAAATAAGTGTTACCTTCAGCTCGAGT GGATATGTATTGACTTCTGAAATTGATGGTACTATCCAAATGAAGAGTTATTTAACGGGAAACCCAGAAATCAGATTAGCTCTCAATGATGACCTACACATTGGAAGAGGCAGCGTACCGAGTTTTG GCTATAGTGGTTCTTCAGGGACAGGAGCAGTTATTCTGGATGACTGCAATTTTCACGAATCTGTACATATGGATAATTTCGATATAGACAGAACACTGAGTCTG GTACCACCCGATGGGGAGTTTCCTGTCATGAATTATCGCATTACTCAGGAATTTAAGCCACCCTTTACAATCAACACCTTAATTGAAGAAGCAGGATCACTAAAG GCTGAGGTGATTCTGAAGATACGTGCTGAGTTTCCTTCAAGCATCACTgctaacactattttaataGAAATGCCATTACCAACATATACAACAAG AGTCAATTTTGACTTGGATCGCGGTATAGTTGGTCAGAATGCTGATTTCAAAGAATCGCAAAAGAAACTTGAATGGAACATCAAGAAG ATTGTAGGGGGTTCAGAACACACTCTACGAGCAAAGTTAAATTTTTCACAGGAATTGCATG GAAATATCACTAAAGAAGCTGGGCCTGTGAGTTTAACCTTCACAATCCCTATGTACAACCCTTCAAGACTACAGGTAAAGTTGATGATATGA
- the LOC125207539 gene encoding pentatricopeptide repeat-containing protein At5g67570, chloroplastic, whose translation MEASVAPPNLPTLSQIPPKPPQPDLQKISRKLLKHGVQPTPKILHNLRKKELQKINRREAKHASDLTDAQKQAISEESHFQAIKSEYNRFTRDEQSAKLVGRPWERLDRLRLRELAGEGAEHDGAGLNPDRLRELSDIIECERDRFAWLLDDDVEVEEGLLEERSWAPRKRTEAESIKLLIDRLSATELSVKDWKFTRTMRYSGLQYTEMQMLRIVEGLGYKGQWRHACSVVEWLYDSKEHKHFKSRFVYTKLLTVLGRAKKPREALRVFNLMRGDTHIYPDMAAYHCLSVILGQAGLLKELLNLIETMREKPKKIKNMRRKNWSPELQPDIVVFNAVLNACVPTCQWKGVSWVFQQLRRNGLRPNGASYGLAMEVMLKSGKYDLVHRIFEKMKRKGESLKALTYKVLVRAFWEEAKVDDAVRAVRDMEKRGIIGTRSVYYELARCLCFYGRWQEAIREVEKLKNLRPKRPLAVTFTGMILSSMDGGHVQDCISLYEYCKTRMAPDIGLINAMLKVYGRNDMFLKAKELFEETRRNDSGSQVGEHGAKADSFTFSSMLETSASALQWEYFEHVYKEMTLSGHQIDQRKHSSLLVKASEAGKGHLLEHSFNSILEAGEIPPLPFFTEMACQAIIQGDYEKAVNIFNTMGHAPFQVSFEDWIDFFERNRDRLDQATLIELQEELTGHELRRELTVLNLSRALEFMCENKVNSVQKVSEDLGGSRCTLLDYQSSGSRIETDEASSTPDLCDEKDHVRAHPARLAENFDRDLVARSWSDDTDSEDGEWDSDNDEFNSEESDTPSAYEILEIWNKK comes from the exons ATGGAAGCTTCAGTAGCTCCCCCAAACCTCCCCACACTCTCACAAATTCCTCCAAAACCTCCACAGCCAGACCTCCAAAAGATCAGCCGAAAGCTCCTCAAACACGGCGTTCAGCCCACCCCCAAAATCCTCCACAACCTCCGCAAAAAGGAGCTCCAGAAAATCAACCGCCGCGAAGCCAAACACGCCTCCGACCTCACCGACGCCCAAAAGCAAGCCATCTCGGAAGAATCGCATTTCCAAGCAATCAAGTCCGAGTACAATAGATTCACGAGAGATGAACAGAGCGCGAAGCTGGTCGGCCGCCCCTGGGAGAGGCTGGACCGCCTCCGATTGCGAGAGCTCGCCGGCGAGGGCGCCGAGCACGACGGGGCGGGGCTGAATCCTGACCGTTTGAGGGAGCTGAGTGACATAATCGAGTGCGAGAGGGATCGTTTCGCGTGGCTATTGGATGACGATGTTGAGGTCGAGGAAGGGTTGCTTGAGGAGAGGAGTTGGGCGCCGCGAAAGAGGACTGAAGCTGAATCGATTAAGCTTCTCATTGATAG GTTGAGTGCAACCGAGCTGAGTGTGAAGGATTGGAAGTTTACGAGGACGATGAGGTACTCGGGCTTGCAGTATACAGAAATGCAAATGTTGAGGATAGTTGAAGGGCTTGGGTACAAGGGGCAGTGGAGGCATGCGTGCTCTGTTGTAGAGTGGCTATACGACTCAAAAGAGCACAAGCATTTTAAGAGCAG GTTCGTGTATACGAAGTTGTTGACAGTGCTAGGCAGGGCCAAGAAGCCTCGTGAAGCTCTTCGAGTCTTTAATCTGATGCga GGGGACACACATATATATCCGGATATGGCAGCATATCATTGTTTGTCCGTTATACTGGGCCAAGCTGGTTTGCTGAAGGAGCTGCTGAATTTGATTGAAACCATGAGGGAGAAACCGAAAAAGATCAAAAATATGAGGCGCAAAAACTGGAGTCCTGAACTTCAACCAGACATTGTTGTATTCAATGCT GTTTTAAATGCTTGTGTTCCGACGTGCCAATGGAAGGGAGTATCGTGGGTCTTTCAACAGTTGAGAAGGAATGGTCTCAGACCTAATGGAGCAAGCTATGGGCTGGCAATGGAG GTAATGCTGAAATCAGGGAAGTATGACCTTGTCCATAGAATTTTcgagaaaatgaaaagaaaaggggAATCTTTAAAAGCCCTGACGTACAAAG TTCTTGTCAGAGCATTCTGGGAAGAAGCTAAAGTTGATGATGCTGTTCGAGCTGTCAGGGATATGGAAAAAAGAGGGATAATTGGAACAAGAAGTGTATACTACGAGCTAGCTCGCTGCCTTTGTTTCTATGGCAGGTGGCAAGAAGCAATTCGTGAG GTTGAGAAGTTAAAGAATCTTCGTCCAAAGAGGCCTCTTGCAGTAACTTTTACAGGCATGATACTTTCGTCCATGGATGGTGGACATGTTCAAGATTGTATATCCCTCTATGAATACTGCAAAACGCGCATGGCTCCTGATATTGGCCTGATAAATGCCATGTTGAAAGTTTACGGCAGGAATGATATGTTTCTTAAAGCTAAAGAATTGTTTGAAGAGACCAGGAGAAATGATTCAGGTTCTCAAGTTGGCGAACATGGTGCGAAAGCAGATAGTTTCACCTTCAGCTCCATGCTCGAGACATCTGCTAGCGCTCTCCAGTGGGAGTACTTTGAGCATGTGTACAAAGAGATGACCCTTTCGGGTCATCAAATTGATCAACGTAAACACTCTTCTCTATTAGTCAAAGCATCCGAAGCTGGAAAG GGGCATTTGCTGGAACATTCGTTCAATTCGATTCTTGAAGCTGGTGAGATACCTCCTCTACCATTCTTCACTGAAATGGCTTGTCAAGCCATTATCCAAGGTGACTATGAAAAAGCTGTGAATATTTTCAACACGATGGGTCATGCTCCATTTCAAGTCAGTTTTGAAGACTGGATTGACTTCTTTGAGAGAAACAGAGACAGATTGGATCAGGCTACTCTTATAGAACTTCAGGAGGAACTCACCGGACATGAATTACGAAGGGAACTCACAGTCTTGAATCTGTCACGAGCGTTGGAATTCATGTGTGAGAACAAGGTAAATTCAGTACAGAAGGTTTCTGAAGATCTGGGCGGAAGCAGATGCACATTGCTTGATTACCAGTCGAGTGGCAGCAGAATTGAGACAGACGAGGCGTCTAGTACACCTGACTTATGTGATGAAAAGGATCATGTAAGGGCTCATCCTGCCCGACTAGCAGAGAATTTTGACCGTGATTTGGTAGCGAGAAGTTGGAGTGATGACACAGACTCTGAAGACGGAGAGTGGGACTCTGACAATGATGAGTTCAACTCGGAAGAATCAGATACTCCTTCAGCCTATGAGATTCTTGAAATTTGGAATAAAAAGTga
- the LOC125207542 gene encoding 50S ribosomal protein L7/L12-like, protein MSSIISKIPSSSLARSLFHRALCTATETRTQKLERIAEELIGLNKIERHDYVILFRHKMGLNRFGAAASAPAAQSPSSAGASAPAAAKEKTAFDVKLEKFEASAKLKVIKEIRSFTDLGLKEAKDLVEKTPAVVKKGVTKEEAEKIAAKLKEIGATVVLE, encoded by the coding sequence ATGTCCTCAATAATCTCGAAAATCCCCTCCAGCTCCCTAGCTCGGTCCCTCTTCCACCGGGCTCTCTGCACAGCCACCGAGACTCGTACCCAGAAGCTCGAACGAATCGCCGAGGAGCTGATTGGCCTCAACAAGATCGAGCGCCATGATTACGTCATCCTATTTCGCCACAAAATGGGCTTGAATCGATTCggcgccgccgcctccgcACCCGCCGCGCAATCGCCCTCGTCAGCCGGCGCCTCTGCCCCCGCTGCCGCCAAAGAGAAAACGGCGTTCGATGTGAAATTGGAGAAATTCGAGGCTTCGGCGAAGCTGAAGGTGATCAAGGAGATCCGTTCTTTCACTGATTTAGGGCTGAAGGAGGCCAAGGATTTGGTGGAGAAAACGCCCGCTGTGGTGAAGAAGGGGGTTACCAAGGAGGAGGCGGAGAAGATCGCGGCGAAGCTCAAGGAGATTGGCGCCACTGTGGTATTGGAATGA